One Polynucleobacter sp. MWH-Spelu-300-X4 genomic window carries:
- a CDS encoding electron transfer flavoprotein subunit beta/FixA family protein — protein MKILVAVKRVVDYNVKVRVKSDNSGIDTANVKMSMNPFDEIAVEEAVRLKEAGIATEVVAVSCGVAQSQETLRTAMAIGADRGVLVETDAELQPLAVAKILKALVDKEQPQLIILGKQAIDDDSNQTGQMLAALLNLPQATFASKVQVADGKATVTREVDGGLETLALALPAVVTTDLRLNEPRYVTLPNIMKAKKKPLETIKPDDLGVDVAPRIKTIKVEEPPKRSAGVMVADVKALVEKLKNEAKVI, from the coding sequence ATGAAAATTTTGGTCGCTGTTAAACGAGTGGTCGACTACAACGTGAAGGTGCGCGTGAAGTCTGATAACTCAGGTATTGATACTGCTAACGTAAAAATGAGCATGAACCCTTTTGATGAAATCGCTGTTGAGGAAGCGGTTCGTCTTAAAGAGGCTGGTATCGCTACAGAGGTTGTGGCTGTTTCTTGTGGTGTGGCGCAAAGCCAAGAAACTCTAAGAACAGCGATGGCAATTGGCGCAGACAGAGGTGTTTTGGTTGAGACTGATGCTGAATTGCAACCTTTAGCCGTGGCAAAAATTCTAAAAGCTTTGGTAGATAAAGAGCAGCCGCAATTAATCATATTAGGCAAGCAGGCGATTGACGATGACAGCAATCAAACGGGTCAGATGTTGGCTGCTTTATTGAATTTGCCGCAAGCAACTTTTGCCTCAAAAGTACAGGTGGCTGACGGTAAGGCTACGGTTACTCGTGAAGTAGATGGTGGTTTAGAGACCTTGGCCTTGGCATTGCCAGCGGTGGTAACAACAGATTTGCGTTTGAATGAACCGCGTTATGTCACTTTGCCTAACATCATGAAGGCAAAGAAAAAACCATTAGAGACTATCAAGCCTGATGATTTAGGTGTCGATGTTGCGCCTCGTATTAAAACAATCAAAGTTGAAGAGCCTCCTAAGCGTAGCGCTGGTGTGATGGTGGCTGATGTTAAGGCTTTGGTAGAAAAACTAAAAAATGAAGCGAAGGTGATCTAA
- a CDS encoding electron transfer flavoprotein subunit alpha/FixB family protein has protein sequence MTSLVIAEHDNQSLKAATLNAVTAALACGGDVHVLVAGHQASGAATAAAQVAGVAKVIHVDAAHLEHQLGENLAEQVLAIASNYSHILAPATAIGKNVLPRVAAKLDVAQVSDITKVISADTFERPIYAGNAVATVQATDATKVITVRTTGFDAAASTGGSAAVETVAAVSDSGKASFVSKEVSHSDRPELTAAKIIVSGGRGLGSGEQFHAVMEPLADKLGAALGASRAAVDAGFVPNDYQVGQTGKIVAPQLYVAVGISGAIQHLAGMKDSKVIVAINKDPEAPIFGVADYGLVADLFTAVPELIAELG, from the coding sequence ATGACTTCACTCGTAATTGCAGAACACGATAATCAATCTTTAAAGGCCGCGACATTAAATGCGGTAACCGCTGCGTTAGCTTGTGGTGGCGATGTGCATGTATTAGTGGCTGGCCATCAAGCCAGTGGTGCAGCGACTGCGGCAGCACAAGTGGCTGGTGTGGCTAAAGTCATTCATGTAGATGCTGCCCACTTGGAGCATCAGTTAGGTGAAAACTTGGCGGAACAAGTTCTTGCGATAGCAAGTAACTACAGCCATATCTTGGCGCCTGCAACGGCCATTGGTAAAAATGTGTTGCCTCGTGTGGCGGCTAAATTAGATGTGGCGCAAGTATCGGATATTACAAAAGTAATTTCAGCAGATACTTTTGAGCGCCCTATCTATGCAGGTAATGCGGTAGCAACCGTGCAAGCAACGGATGCTACTAAAGTGATTACTGTGCGTACAACAGGTTTTGATGCGGCTGCATCTACTGGTGGATCTGCAGCGGTTGAAACAGTTGCTGCTGTGTCTGATAGTGGTAAAGCCAGTTTTGTCAGCAAAGAAGTGAGTCATTCAGACCGTCCAGAACTTACTGCTGCAAAAATCATTGTTTCAGGTGGTCGCGGATTGGGTTCTGGTGAGCAGTTCCATGCTGTGATGGAGCCTTTAGCTGATAAGTTGGGTGCTGCTTTAGGTGCCTCACGCGCAGCTGTGGATGCGGGTTTTGTACCTAATGATTACCAAGTTGGTCAAACAGGAAAAATTGTCGCGCCTCAGTTATATGTGGCAGTCGGTATTTCTGGTGCGATTCAGCATTTGGCGGGTATGAAAGATTCAAAAGTGATTGTTGCAATCAATAAAGATCCTGAGGCGCCAATTTTTGGTGTTGCGGATTACGGTTTGGTCGCTGATTTGTTTACAGCTGTACCAGAATTAATTGCGGAATTAGGATAA
- a CDS encoding acyl-CoA dehydrogenase, with protein MSYSAPVKEMLFVMQDIADIDKVASIPGFEDYGYDTAAAVLDESAKFCNEVIAPLNWDGDVKPSSWKDGVVTTTPGFKEAFKQFAEGGWQGVIHPGEYGGQGFPKVIATACTEMLNAANMSFALCPMLTDGAIEALLTAASDELKDRYIPKMVTGEWTGTMNLTEPQAGSDLAAVRTKAEPQGDGTYKVFGTKIFITYGEHDMAENIVHLVLARCPGAPEGVKGISLFVVPKFMVNADGSLGARNDAHCVSIEHKLGIKASPTAVLQFGDHGGAIGYLVGEENRGLEYMFIMMNAARFAVGMQGVAIADRAYQKAVQYAKDRTQSKDLAGSAEPVAIIHHPDVKRMLMTMRAYTEGARAMAYMAAALSDEAHHGQDEASRQQSLAFYEYMVPLVKGFSTEMSVEVASLGVQVHGGMGFIEETGAAQFYRDARILPIYEGTTAIQANDLVGRKTYRDGGKVAKSIAALIKQTEAELNNSGTPAAKAMLKHLSVARASFETVVDYVVANFKSDIKGVFAGSVAYLRLAGLLMSGWQMARALLAAEAKLDSDKEFFSAKVATARFHAEYLLSQVPGIATSILEGGATVNALSAEQF; from the coding sequence ATGAGCTATAGCGCACCAGTTAAAGAAATGTTATTTGTGATGCAAGACATCGCAGATATTGATAAGGTTGCTTCTATCCCAGGTTTTGAGGACTATGGTTACGATACGGCTGCTGCTGTGTTGGATGAGTCTGCAAAATTTTGTAATGAAGTGATTGCACCTTTGAATTGGGATGGCGATGTTAAGCCTAGCTCATGGAAAGACGGCGTAGTAACAACAACACCAGGCTTTAAAGAAGCATTTAAACAATTTGCTGAAGGTGGTTGGCAGGGTGTGATTCATCCAGGTGAGTATGGTGGCCAAGGTTTCCCTAAAGTCATTGCAACTGCTTGTACTGAAATGTTGAATGCTGCCAATATGTCTTTTGCGCTTTGCCCTATGTTGACTGATGGTGCGATTGAAGCTCTATTAACTGCTGCTAGTGATGAGCTAAAAGATCGTTACATTCCGAAGATGGTGACAGGTGAGTGGACGGGTACGATGAACTTAACTGAACCTCAGGCAGGTTCAGATTTGGCTGCGGTTCGTACAAAAGCCGAGCCTCAAGGTGACGGCACTTATAAAGTGTTTGGCACCAAAATCTTCATCACTTATGGTGAGCATGATATGGCTGAGAACATTGTGCATTTGGTTCTCGCTCGTTGTCCTGGTGCCCCTGAGGGTGTGAAAGGTATCTCATTGTTTGTGGTGCCTAAGTTCATGGTGAATGCTGATGGATCTTTAGGTGCGCGTAATGATGCGCATTGCGTATCGATTGAACATAAATTGGGTATCAAGGCTAGTCCAACGGCAGTACTTCAGTTTGGTGATCATGGTGGTGCGATTGGTTATTTGGTAGGTGAAGAAAATCGTGGTCTTGAGTACATGTTCATCATGATGAACGCTGCTCGTTTTGCGGTGGGTATGCAGGGTGTTGCGATTGCTGATCGTGCATATCAAAAAGCAGTCCAGTACGCTAAAGATCGCACGCAGTCCAAAGACTTGGCTGGTTCAGCGGAGCCAGTAGCGATTATTCACCATCCAGATGTGAAACGTATGTTGATGACCATGCGTGCTTATACGGAAGGCGCTCGTGCCATGGCTTATATGGCTGCAGCGTTGAGTGATGAAGCGCATCATGGACAAGATGAAGCATCTCGTCAACAAAGTTTGGCTTTCTATGAATACATGGTGCCACTTGTTAAGGGTTTCTCAACCGAGATGTCTGTTGAAGTTGCTAGTTTGGGTGTGCAAGTGCATGGTGGTATGGGTTTCATTGAAGAAACAGGTGCGGCTCAGTTCTATCGTGATGCACGCATTCTGCCTATTTACGAAGGTACAACCGCAATTCAAGCGAATGACTTGGTGGGGCGTAAAACTTACCGTGATGGCGGTAAAGTAGCTAAATCAATCGCTGCTTTGATTAAACAAACAGAAGCCGAGTTAAATAACAGCGGTACACCAGCAGCTAAAGCTATGTTGAAGCATTTATCTGTTGCGAGAGCTTCTTTTGAAACTGTTGTTGATTATGTTGTGGCTAATTTCAAGTCTGACATTAAAGGTGTTTTCGCGGGTAGCGTTGCCTACCTTCGTTTAGCTGGTTTATTGATGAGTGGTTGGCAAATGGCTAGAGCGTTGTTGGCTGCTGAAGCGAAGTTGGATTCAGATAAAGAGTTTTTCTCCGCAAAGGTGGCGACTGCTCGCTTCCATGCTGAGTATTTGTTAAGCCAAGTTCCTGGAATCGCAACATCGATTCTTGAAGGTGGTGCAACAGTTAATGCTCTAAGCGCTGAGCAGTTCTAA
- a CDS encoding META domain-containing protein: protein MTKNQLPSLFYRLSLVLAVTLTGCAQVMPNCGAVSSPPIHELVDSQWELIRWHYTSPSDHKTRLRKIPQGSYEIPMTLAISPDGKKVSGNAGCNLYTAEITADERGILIDKVASTRKACAPYISELEFKFLSYISDYRTLVRDGDRLLMMTRDGEVLSFALKNK, encoded by the coding sequence ATGACCAAAAACCAACTTCCAAGCCTATTTTATAGGCTCAGCCTTGTATTGGCGGTCACCTTAACAGGTTGCGCCCAGGTTATGCCCAATTGCGGGGCCGTTAGCAGCCCCCCAATCCACGAGTTGGTTGATAGCCAATGGGAACTTATCCGCTGGCACTACACCAGCCCTAGCGACCATAAAACACGCTTAAGAAAGATTCCCCAGGGCTCTTATGAAATACCTATGACCTTAGCTATTTCACCAGATGGTAAAAAAGTCAGTGGCAACGCGGGTTGCAATCTCTATACGGCCGAGATCACTGCAGATGAACGCGGCATTTTGATTGATAAGGTAGCCAGCACACGCAAAGCCTGTGCCCCCTATATCAGCGAATTAGAATTCAAATTTTTAAGCTATATCAGCGACTATAGAACCTTAGTTCGCGACGGCGATCGCTTACTCATGATGACAAGAGATGGTGAAGTTCTAAGCTTTGCGCTTAAAAATAAATAA
- the rpsP gene encoding 30S ribosomal protein S16, translating to MVVIRLARGGSKNRPFFSIVATDKRNRRDSNFIERLGYYNPSAVETEQGFRIAQDRLTYWQGVGAQLSPTVARLLKTAPKA from the coding sequence ATGGTCGTCATTCGACTCGCACGCGGCGGTTCAAAAAATCGTCCTTTCTTCAGCATCGTTGCTACAGACAAACGCAACCGTCGTGACTCGAACTTTATCGAGCGCCTTGGTTATTACAATCCTAGCGCAGTAGAAACAGAACAAGGTTTCCGTATTGCTCAAGATCGTTTGACATATTGGCAAGGTGTTGGCGCACAATTATCGCCAACAGTAGCACGTTTACTTAAAACTGCTCCTAAGGCCTAA
- the rimM gene encoding ribosome maturation factor RimM (Essential for efficient processing of 16S rRNA), translating to MSQTVSPPVDLVLVGHVLDAQGIRGLIKVKPYSKEPLALFSAPIIWLVKPPASLDLSHPFSVKTSKEHSGQVLLGLDGVSDRDQALVLKGSAIYVSRADFPSQADDDSFYWVDLIGLPVTNLQGEALGVVSDLMDNGAQSILCVKSADAKSDKGEQLIPFIKTVIQSVTVDKSSEKYGIVVDWQLDW from the coding sequence ATGAGTCAAACCGTGAGTCCTCCTGTTGATTTAGTCTTGGTTGGGCATGTGCTCGATGCCCAGGGAATTAGGGGTTTAATCAAGGTTAAACCTTATTCTAAAGAGCCTCTAGCGTTATTTTCTGCACCTATTATTTGGTTAGTGAAGCCACCTGCTTCACTAGATCTGTCACATCCTTTTTCGGTAAAGACATCGAAGGAGCATAGTGGCCAGGTGCTTTTAGGCTTGGATGGGGTATCGGACCGGGATCAGGCTCTAGTATTAAAAGGGTCGGCAATTTACGTTAGTCGGGCGGATTTCCCAAGTCAGGCTGACGATGACAGTTTTTATTGGGTTGATTTAATTGGGTTGCCAGTTACAAACCTCCAAGGGGAGGCTTTGGGGGTTGTTTCTGATTTAATGGATAACGGTGCTCAATCAATCCTTTGCGTTAAGTCTGCTGATGCTAAATCAGACAAGGGTGAGCAATTAATCCCTTTTATTAAAACTGTTATTCAGTCTGTAACTGTTGATAAAAGCTCTGAAAAATATGGCATCGTCGTTGATTGGCAGTTAGACTGGTAA
- the trmD gene encoding tRNA (guanosine(37)-N1)-methyltransferase TrmD — MRFDVVTIFPEMFSALSSWGVTGRAFEKGLVSLKTWNPRDYTLDARRTVDDRAYGGGPGMVMMAKPLEDTLDAVAKDQGAKKGPVILLSPQGERFNQKMAKDIYNLDTVTFICGRYEAVDQRLIDRRVDKEVSLGDFVLSGGEIPAMAVMDSVIRLIPGALGDAESVAQDSFMDGLLDCFHYTRPENYENLLVPDVLLGGHHAKIADYRRKQSLELTLKRRPDLIDQARKQGLLSSTDEAYLATLENKAGI; from the coding sequence ATGCGTTTTGACGTCGTCACCATCTTTCCTGAAATGTTTTCTGCTTTGAGCTCTTGGGGAGTGACCGGTAGGGCTTTTGAGAAGGGCTTGGTGAGTCTCAAAACCTGGAATCCTCGTGATTACACCTTGGACGCTCGTAGAACTGTTGATGATCGTGCTTACGGTGGTGGGCCTGGTATGGTGATGATGGCTAAACCTCTTGAAGATACTTTGGATGCGGTAGCTAAAGATCAGGGCGCCAAGAAAGGGCCGGTTATTCTCTTATCTCCTCAAGGGGAGCGATTTAACCAGAAAATGGCTAAAGATATCTACAATTTAGATACAGTTACCTTCATTTGTGGCAGATATGAAGCAGTCGATCAACGTCTAATTGACCGTAGAGTCGATAAAGAGGTTAGTTTGGGGGATTTTGTTCTCTCTGGGGGTGAAATTCCAGCGATGGCTGTCATGGATTCTGTGATACGTCTCATTCCAGGGGCTTTGGGTGATGCTGAATCTGTAGCCCAAGATAGCTTCATGGATGGCCTTTTGGACTGTTTTCACTATACCCGACCAGAAAATTATGAAAATTTATTGGTTCCGGACGTGCTTTTAGGCGGACATCACGCTAAAATAGCGGATTACCGTCGGAAACAATCTTTGGAGCTGACGTTAAAAAGGCGGCCTGATTTAATTGATCAGGCGCGCAAGCAAGGCTTGCTGAGTTCTACCGATGAAGCTTATTTGGCGACATTGGAAAACAAGGCAGGGATTTAA